A genomic stretch from Edaphobacter aggregans includes:
- a CDS encoding PEP-CTERM sorting domain-containing protein (PEP-CTERM proteins occur, often in large numbers, in the proteomes of bacteria that also encode an exosortase, a predicted intramembrane cysteine proteinase. The presence of a PEP-CTERM domain at a protein's C-terminus predicts cleavage within the sorting domain, followed by covalent anchoring to some some component of the (usually Gram-negative) cell surface. Many PEP-CTERM proteins exhibit an unusual sequence composition that includes large numbers of potential glycosylation sites. Expression of one such protein has been shown restore the ability of a bacterium to form floc, a type of biofilm.): MGLSIRSLVLVSALALPIAAHADTFAGSAVFTDSTTTNDITFTGSFQNPTFNFTGGTNFVYSDNLAITASSSQGGNGNINPMPPDDVLSILLTFTSPNGTTGTVNGSGTITGHVSAATGEIDWTPTTINFTDGSQLLASILNFNFSGADLSDGKTVTLTGPLDLTVVTDGSLKSTSPTPEPGSIALLSTGLLAAAGAVRRKLRV; this comes from the coding sequence ATGGGCCTTTCAATTCGCTCTCTTGTCCTTGTTTCTGCTTTGGCACTTCCTATCGCTGCACATGCAGATACCTTTGCAGGATCGGCAGTTTTTACCGATTCCACCACTACTAACGACATCACGTTTACTGGATCGTTCCAGAATCCGACTTTCAACTTTACCGGCGGCACTAATTTCGTCTACAGCGATAACTTGGCGATTACTGCAAGCAGTTCGCAAGGCGGGAACGGAAACATCAATCCGATGCCGCCGGACGATGTTCTTTCGATTTTGCTAACGTTTACCAGTCCGAACGGTACCACGGGGACGGTCAACGGCAGCGGTACAATCACGGGTCATGTGAGTGCTGCGACTGGCGAGATCGATTGGACTCCCACGACCATCAATTTCACGGATGGTTCCCAGTTGCTGGCTTCTATTCTCAACTTCAATTTTTCGGGCGCTGATCTCAGCGACGGCAAAACAGTAACGCTCACGGGTCCCCTGGATCTCACGGTAGTTACCGACGGCAGTCTTAAGAGCACCAGTCCTACCCCTGAGCCGGGCAGCATTGCTCTTCTGAGCACGGGTCTGTTGGCTGCGGCTGGCGCTGTTCGCAGAAAGCTCCGAGTCTGA
- a CDS encoding phosphatidylglycerophosphatase A, translating into MANQIPLTKLPEKKTLWAWTLGTFFGAGLLKPGPGTYGSIAALLLWFGSIHLLHPSPLAQAIGTIIAAIAVTLIGIPAATIVARESGRKDPGHVVIDEAAGQLIALIAIPADWRHAALSLLLFRAFDILKPPPIRQLERLPEGTGIMLDDVAAGILALICAQLAHLFF; encoded by the coding sequence ATGGCCAACCAAATACCCCTCACCAAGCTCCCCGAAAAGAAAACTCTCTGGGCCTGGACTCTCGGAACCTTCTTCGGCGCTGGCCTCCTCAAACCTGGCCCCGGCACCTACGGCTCCATTGCAGCCCTTCTCCTCTGGTTCGGCAGCATCCATCTCCTCCACCCATCGCCTCTCGCGCAAGCCATCGGCACCATCATCGCCGCGATCGCTGTCACCCTGATCGGCATCCCCGCGGCCACCATCGTAGCCCGTGAATCCGGCCGCAAAGACCCGGGTCACGTAGTCATCGACGAAGCTGCCGGCCAGCTCATCGCCCTCATCGCCATCCCCGCAGACTGGCGCCACGCCGCGCTATCCCTCCTCCTCTTCCGAGCCTTCGACATCCTCAAACCCCCACCCATCCGCCAACTCGAGCGCCTCCCCGAAGGCACCGGCATCATGCTCGACGACGTGGCTGCCGGCATCCTCGCCCTCATCTGCGCCCAGCTAGCCCACCTCTTTTTTTAA
- a CDS encoding tagatose 1,6-diphosphate aldolase, with protein MSKLTPGKLAGLKAVSDHQGVIAAAAMDQRGSLQKSLAKERGAAADAHDLEEFKSLVTEVLTRHASAILLDPEYGLPASKHRNGKGLLLAYEKTGYDATTPGRLPDLLDVWSVRRLKEAGADCIKILLYYTPFEKTSVNDLKHAWIERIGDECLTHDIPFFLEFVGYDADGGDEKSVAYAKKKPEIVSGSMAEFGKARYNVDVLKVEVPVEMTHVEGTRSFKGEKAYTRAQALQHFRDAEAMTHKPFIYLSAGVSNPVFIETLELAGESGTKFNGVLCGRATWKDGIPIYAQKGAAAFKQWLETTGVENINNVNNALKAASPWYLKFGANSLAELG; from the coding sequence ATGTCGAAGCTGACCCCAGGTAAACTCGCCGGACTCAAGGCTGTATCCGACCATCAAGGCGTCATCGCCGCCGCAGCCATGGACCAGCGTGGCTCCCTACAGAAGTCCCTCGCCAAGGAGCGTGGAGCAGCCGCCGACGCCCATGATCTTGAGGAGTTCAAGAGCCTCGTCACCGAGGTCCTCACCCGCCACGCCTCCGCCATCCTCCTCGACCCCGAGTACGGCCTCCCCGCCTCCAAGCACCGTAACGGCAAGGGCCTCCTCCTCGCCTATGAGAAAACCGGCTACGACGCCACCACCCCCGGCCGCCTCCCCGACCTCCTCGACGTATGGAGCGTCCGCCGCCTCAAGGAAGCCGGAGCCGACTGCATCAAGATCCTCCTCTACTACACCCCCTTCGAAAAAACGAGCGTCAATGACCTCAAGCATGCCTGGATCGAGCGCATCGGCGACGAGTGCCTCACCCACGACATCCCTTTCTTCCTCGAGTTCGTCGGCTACGACGCCGATGGCGGTGACGAAAAGTCCGTAGCCTATGCCAAAAAGAAGCCCGAGATCGTCTCAGGCTCCATGGCCGAGTTCGGCAAGGCCCGCTACAACGTCGACGTCCTCAAGGTCGAAGTCCCCGTCGAAATGACCCACGTCGAAGGCACCCGCTCCTTCAAGGGCGAGAAAGCCTACACCCGCGCCCAGGCCCTCCAACACTTCCGCGACGCCGAGGCCATGACCCACAAGCCCTTCATCTACCTCTCCGCCGGCGTGTCCAACCCCGTCTTCATCGAGACCCTCGAACTGGCCGGTGAATCCGGAACCAAGTTCAACGGAGTCCTCTGCGGCCGCGCGACCTGGAAGGACGGCATCCCCATCTACGCCCAGAAGGGCGCCGCAGCCTTCAAGCAATGGCTCGAAACCACCGGCGTCGAAAACATCAATAACGTCAACAACGCCCTCAAAGCCGCCAGCCCCTGGTACCTCAAGTTCGGAGCCAACAGCCTCGCCGAACTCGGCTAA
- a CDS encoding FMN-dependent NADH-azoreductase encodes MPTLLHVDSSPLESSVSRELTREFVKTWKAAHPDGKVIGRDLAKFAPKPLDAAWIGAAYTSEAGRTVEQNETLALSEELIGELQAADEYVFGVSMHNFSIPAALKLWIDQVCRSGKTFAYGEGGPQGLLQGKRATVLVASGGVYEPGTPAGAMNFVEPYLRSVLGFVGVTDVKFVTAGGVAKVMMGAVDRGEFLKPALEQVRAIAA; translated from the coding sequence ATGCCTACTCTACTGCATGTGGACTCAAGTCCGTTAGAAAGTTCTGTCAGCCGCGAGCTAACGCGTGAGTTCGTGAAGACGTGGAAGGCTGCGCACCCGGATGGGAAGGTGATCGGGCGTGATCTGGCTAAGTTTGCTCCGAAGCCTCTGGATGCAGCTTGGATTGGAGCAGCGTATACATCAGAGGCTGGGCGGACGGTGGAGCAGAATGAGACGCTTGCGCTGTCGGAGGAGTTGATTGGCGAGTTGCAGGCGGCGGATGAGTATGTGTTCGGCGTGTCGATGCATAACTTTTCGATTCCTGCGGCGCTGAAGCTTTGGATCGACCAAGTGTGCAGGAGCGGCAAGACCTTTGCTTATGGCGAAGGCGGTCCGCAGGGATTGTTGCAGGGTAAGAGGGCGACAGTGCTGGTGGCCAGCGGCGGTGTGTATGAGCCCGGAACTCCGGCAGGTGCGATGAACTTTGTCGAGCCTTATTTGCGGTCGGTGCTCGGGTTTGTTGGTGTGACCGATGTGAAGTTCGTCACAGCGGGCGGCGTGGCGAAGGTCATGATGGGCGCTGTGGATCGCGGGGAATTTTTGAAGCCTGCTCTGGAGCAGGTTCGGGCGATTGCAGCGTAA
- the guaA gene encoding glutamine-hydrolyzing GMP synthase, protein MDTSTIVILDFGSQYTQLIARRIREFNVFSVVLPCTVPLEQVRALQPKGVILSGGPCSVYDADAPATDPAVLAMGVPVLGICYGLQFVVHHLGGKVESAPAREYGHAQVSVVSETPLFRGLPETMDVWMSHGDEAKALPEGFVLTAKTSNAVAGIANEARRIWAVQFHPEVAHTRQGMELLKNFCLEICVAKQDWTPEHFIQATVERVRAQVGDGHAICGLSGGVDSSVAAVLVAKAIGNRLTCIFVNNGVLRKDEFAKVQRTMREGLGLNVVAVDASDRFLTKLAGVTDPEQKRKVIGNEFIAVFDDEAAKIFEAEKSAGEEVAWLVQGTLYPDVIESSSVHGPSHTIKSHHNVGGLPENMKLKLIEPLRDLFKDEVRRIGRDLGMPEEILERQPFPGPGLAVRILGEVTADRVALLQEADEIVVSEIKAAGLYRKVWQSFAVLLPVKSVGVMGDQRTYAYTCAIRAVESEDGMTADWAPLPYEVLRTISSRIVSEVRGINRVVYDITSKPPGTIEWE, encoded by the coding sequence GTGGATACCTCAACGATTGTCATTTTGGATTTTGGGTCGCAGTATACGCAGCTGATTGCTCGGCGTATTCGTGAGTTCAATGTTTTTTCTGTTGTGCTGCCTTGTACGGTGCCGCTTGAGCAGGTGCGTGCGCTGCAGCCGAAGGGTGTGATCCTTTCGGGTGGGCCTTGTTCGGTGTATGACGCGGATGCTCCGGCGACGGATCCGGCGGTGCTGGCGATGGGTGTGCCGGTGCTGGGTATCTGCTATGGGTTGCAGTTTGTTGTGCATCATTTGGGCGGGAAGGTGGAGTCGGCTCCCGCGCGGGAGTATGGGCATGCCCAGGTAAGCGTGGTGAGCGAGACTCCGCTATTTCGCGGGTTGCCGGAGACGATGGATGTGTGGATGTCGCATGGCGATGAGGCGAAGGCTCTGCCCGAGGGGTTTGTGCTGACGGCGAAGACTTCGAATGCGGTGGCCGGGATTGCGAATGAGGCTCGGCGGATTTGGGCGGTGCAGTTCCATCCCGAGGTGGCGCATACTCGGCAGGGGATGGAGTTGTTGAAGAACTTCTGCCTGGAGATTTGTGTGGCTAAGCAGGATTGGACGCCGGAGCACTTTATCCAGGCGACGGTGGAGCGGGTGCGGGCGCAGGTTGGCGATGGGCATGCTATCTGCGGGTTGAGCGGTGGTGTGGACTCGTCGGTCGCGGCGGTGCTGGTGGCTAAGGCGATTGGGAATCGGCTGACGTGCATCTTCGTGAATAACGGTGTGCTGCGCAAGGATGAGTTTGCGAAGGTGCAGCGGACGATGCGCGAAGGGCTGGGGCTGAATGTCGTTGCGGTGGATGCGAGCGATCGGTTTCTGACGAAGCTGGCTGGTGTGACCGATCCGGAGCAGAAGCGGAAGGTGATTGGGAACGAGTTCATCGCGGTGTTTGATGATGAGGCGGCGAAGATTTTTGAGGCGGAGAAGTCGGCTGGGGAAGAGGTGGCTTGGCTTGTGCAGGGAACGCTGTATCCGGATGTGATTGAGTCGTCGAGCGTGCATGGGCCTTCGCATACGATCAAGAGCCACCACAATGTGGGTGGATTGCCGGAGAACATGAAGCTGAAGCTGATCGAGCCGCTGCGGGACTTGTTCAAGGATGAGGTCCGGCGGATCGGTCGGGATTTGGGGATGCCGGAGGAAATTCTGGAGCGGCAGCCGTTTCCTGGGCCTGGGCTGGCGGTGCGGATTCTTGGAGAGGTGACGGCGGATCGGGTGGCTTTGTTGCAGGAAGCTGATGAGATTGTTGTTTCGGAGATTAAGGCGGCTGGGTTATATCGAAAGGTTTGGCAAAGCTTTGCTGTGCTGCTGCCGGTGAAGAGTGTCGGCGTGATGGGCGACCAGCGGACGTATGCATATACCTGCGCGATACGGGCGGTGGAGAGCGAGGATGGGATGACGGCGGATTGGGCTCCGCTGCCTTATGAAGTACTTAGGACGATCTCGAGCCGGATTGTGAGCGAGGTTCGGGGGATCAATCGAGTTGTGTATGACATTACCTCGAAGCCACCAGGGACGATTGAGTGGGAGTGA
- a CDS encoding gluconolaconase gives MSLFHPTSADAPHLDRLIPAAAMPGGEVEIHGTHLDPHTRYIPHATIGDTFAPVTLSRPSRAAVRIPEGSISGDLVLHRNGAASNPLHLRVAVPMAENLHPVANPAIDADGNVFATLSGSRGQTTPVSIFKIQRDFQITPFVRDLMNPTGLAFDPEGYLYASSRAEGTVYRISPEGAISTYAEGMGIATGIAFDRDGSLFVGDRSGTIFKINPSREIFVFATLEPSIAAYHLAFNDAGTLFVTGPTTSSNQAIHAIDRDGNTTVFYQGLGRAQGLAFDADDNLYVAASLHGQRGIVRITPEHKATLAISGHNLVGLAFLEDGCAALATRDALFHVDLGIEGRSLI, from the coding sequence ATGAGCCTATTCCATCCCACCTCCGCCGACGCCCCACATCTCGACCGCCTCATCCCCGCCGCAGCCATGCCCGGTGGAGAAGTCGAGATCCACGGCACTCATCTCGACCCGCACACCCGCTACATCCCCCACGCCACCATCGGCGACACCTTCGCTCCCGTCACCCTATCCCGCCCCAGCCGAGCCGCTGTTCGCATCCCCGAGGGCAGCATCTCCGGCGACCTCGTCCTCCACCGCAACGGAGCCGCCTCCAACCCCCTGCACCTCCGCGTAGCGGTCCCAATGGCCGAAAACCTCCACCCCGTGGCCAATCCCGCCATAGACGCCGACGGCAACGTCTTCGCCACCCTCTCCGGCTCCCGCGGCCAGACCACACCGGTCTCCATCTTCAAAATCCAGCGTGACTTCCAGATCACACCCTTCGTTCGCGACTTGATGAACCCCACCGGCCTGGCCTTCGACCCCGAGGGCTACCTCTACGCCAGCTCCCGCGCCGAAGGCACCGTCTACCGCATCTCCCCCGAGGGAGCCATCTCCACCTACGCCGAAGGCATGGGCATCGCTACCGGCATCGCCTTCGACCGCGACGGCAGCCTCTTCGTCGGCGACCGCTCCGGCACCATCTTCAAGATCAATCCCAGCCGCGAAATCTTCGTCTTCGCCACCCTCGAGCCCAGCATCGCCGCCTACCATCTCGCCTTCAACGACGCCGGGACCCTCTTCGTCACCGGCCCCACCACCTCCAGCAACCAGGCCATCCACGCCATCGACCGCGACGGCAACACCACTGTCTTCTACCAAGGTCTCGGCCGCGCCCAGGGCCTCGCCTTCGACGCAGACGACAACCTCTACGTAGCCGCCAGCCTCCACGGCCAGCGTGGCATCGTCCGCATCACGCCCGAACACAAAGCCACCCTCGCCATCTCCGGCCACAACCTCGTCGGCCTGGCCTTTCTTGAAGACGGCTGTGCAGCCCTCGCCACCCGTGACGCTCTCTTCCACGTCGACCTCGGCATCGAGGGCCGCTCCCTCATTTAG
- a CDS encoding FAD-binding protein, whose product MDKRQFLKGTGTVLTGSLLARFVSAEQQSSTPRTNWAGNYTFHTNNLHQPSTVEEVQQIVKTSPKLRALGARHSFNGIADSTESQISLKQLTQMDLDPKSRTVTVGAGVTYGQLAPYIDSRGYALHNLASLPHISVVGACATATHGSGSNNGNLSTAVSAMQIVTHDGSIHTITRAQNPDIFPGAVVHLGALGVLTAITLDVQPTYQVAQFVYENLSFDHLEHHLDEIFLSGYSVSLFTDWQNHRATQVWIKKRLDSPATASPLPASPTFFGAKLATQKLHPLAGHSAENCTEQQGIPGPWYERLPHFRMNFTPSSGAELQTEYFVPRDRAYPAILAVEQLRDRITPHLFITELRTISADNLWLSTAYQRPSLAIHFTWKPEWPEVQKVLPLIEEKLAPFNARPHWAKLNTIPPSTIQHLYPKMPDYQALLKSHDPQGKFRNQFIDTEIFGA is encoded by the coding sequence GTGGACAAACGACAATTCCTCAAAGGCACCGGCACAGTCCTTACCGGCTCACTTCTCGCCCGCTTCGTCTCTGCCGAGCAGCAATCCTCCACTCCCCGCACCAACTGGGCCGGAAACTACACCTTTCACACCAACAATCTTCACCAGCCCAGCACCGTCGAAGAAGTCCAGCAAATCGTCAAAACCAGCCCCAAACTCCGAGCCCTCGGAGCCCGCCACTCCTTCAACGGCATCGCCGACAGCACCGAAAGCCAGATCTCCCTCAAGCAGCTAACCCAGATGGACCTCGACCCGAAATCCCGCACCGTCACCGTCGGAGCCGGGGTCACCTACGGCCAACTCGCTCCCTACATCGACTCCCGCGGCTATGCCCTCCACAACCTCGCCTCTCTACCGCACATCTCCGTCGTCGGAGCCTGCGCCACCGCCACCCACGGCTCCGGCAGCAACAATGGCAACCTCTCCACCGCCGTCTCCGCCATGCAGATCGTCACCCACGACGGCTCCATTCACACCATCACCCGCGCCCAAAACCCCGACATCTTCCCCGGAGCCGTAGTCCACCTCGGCGCCCTCGGCGTCCTCACGGCCATCACCCTCGACGTCCAGCCCACCTACCAGGTCGCGCAGTTCGTCTACGAAAATCTCTCCTTCGACCATCTCGAGCACCACCTCGACGAGATCTTCCTCAGCGGCTACAGCGTCAGCCTCTTCACCGACTGGCAAAACCACCGCGCTACCCAGGTCTGGATAAAAAAACGCCTCGACTCTCCCGCAACTGCCTCTCCCCTGCCCGCCAGCCCAACCTTCTTCGGAGCCAAACTTGCCACCCAAAAACTCCACCCCCTCGCCGGTCACTCCGCCGAAAACTGCACTGAGCAGCAAGGCATCCCCGGCCCCTGGTACGAGCGTCTCCCTCACTTCCGCATGAACTTCACGCCCTCAAGCGGAGCCGAACTCCAAACCGAATACTTCGTCCCCCGCGACCGCGCCTACCCCGCCATCCTCGCCGTCGAGCAGCTCCGAGATCGCATCACGCCCCACCTCTTCATCACCGAACTCCGCACCATCTCCGCCGACAACCTCTGGCTAAGCACCGCCTACCAGCGCCCCTCCCTGGCCATCCACTTCACGTGGAAGCCCGAGTGGCCTGAAGTCCAAAAAGTCCTTCCGCTGATCGAGGAAAAACTAGCCCCCTTCAACGCCCGCCCCCACTGGGCCAAACTCAACACCATCCCACCCTCAACCATCCAGCATCTCTACCCCAAGATGCCCGACTACCAAGCCCTGCTCAAGAGCCACGACCCTCAAGGCAAGTTCCGCAACCAGTTCATCGACACAGAAATCTTCGGCGCCTGA
- a CDS encoding TetR/AcrR family transcriptional regulator — translation MQTKNLDEISVQDITDAATVNRATFYDHYNDKFALHEAMVAGGFHKLLHERNVLFDGTCPSAASAIILAACDYLTQIHTGDCTRHNAFEPLMESAMVAAIRRVLIEGVRDHHASPALSPEMIATTAAWAIYGAVKQWFYTPDHPPAEEAVHAILRLIAPILQAAGPLEPHIEAATAHAL, via the coding sequence ATGCAAACAAAGAACTTGGACGAGATCTCCGTACAGGACATCACTGACGCCGCCACCGTCAATCGCGCCACCTTCTACGACCACTACAACGACAAGTTCGCCCTCCACGAGGCTATGGTCGCCGGCGGCTTCCACAAGCTCCTCCACGAGCGCAACGTCCTTTTCGACGGCACCTGTCCCTCAGCCGCCAGCGCAATCATCCTCGCGGCCTGCGACTACCTCACCCAGATCCATACTGGCGACTGCACCCGCCACAACGCCTTCGAGCCTCTCATGGAATCCGCCATGGTCGCCGCCATCCGCCGCGTCCTCATCGAGGGCGTCCGCGATCATCACGCAAGCCCAGCCCTCTCACCCGAGATGATCGCCACCACCGCTGCATGGGCCATCTATGGAGCCGTCAAGCAGTGGTTCTACACTCCAGACCACCCGCCAGCCGAGGAAGCCGTCCACGCCATTCTGCGACTCATCGCCCCTATCCTCCAGGCCGCAGGCCCGCTGGAGCCACACATCGAAGCCGCCACAGCTCATGCCTTATAA
- the leuS gene encoding leucine--tRNA ligase has product MSDSATVEPNQQQRYNPAEIEPKWQARWDADALLYAAEGHDSGKPKYYCLEMLPYPSGQLHMGHVRNYAIGDALARHMWMRGYNVLHPMGWDAFGLPAENAALKNNTPPREWTLANISAMRKQMRRMGLSYDWSTEVTTCLPDYYRWNQWFFVKMFEAGLAYRKKSKVNWCPDCQTVLANEQVVAGRCWRHEDTIVEQRDLTQWFLRITKYSDELLEGLDKLDGWPEKVRTMQRNWIGRSEGALVDFAVDGEVKAPGCAKITVFTTRVDTIFGATSVQLAPEHAVAKAFAAEDAGLAAKIDGLLAEQQRAREAGDVGAIEKHGVDTGRFAVNPFNGQRVPIWVGNYILADYGTGAIMSVPAHDERDFEFAQKYGLEIRRVIAPKAGGEEPALPYTAEDDAVLIGSGEWTGLGCVEAQQKMAAFAQSKGFGTATVTYRLKDWGVSRQRYWGTPIPMVYCENGHAGLEPGGVVALPESALPVVLPPQVEITQQGGSPLGRVAEFVNTTCPVCGGPARRETDTMDTFVDSSWYFYRYTDAKNDAAPFASEKANYWFPIDQYIGGVEHAILHLIYSRFWTKVMRDLGLVKNDEPAERLFTQGMVIKDGAKMSKSKGNVVSPDDMIARYGADATRMYALFAAPPDRDLEWQEEGVAGISRFLGRVHRLVTKYADVARTAGKREGSGSEVEQKVLRKLHQTIAKMTQDFSGRWHFNTSIAAIMTLIKELVEVEPAMDAGEVSAAAVAEVFRNLVLLLAPFAPFFAAEMWEQIGGDGVVFRTAWPVANEDLAREDEIEIPVQVNGKLVNVVKVPAGSDEATVKAAALEDEKVKARIEGKSVVKVIVVPGKLVNLVVK; this is encoded by the coding sequence ATGAGCGATAGCGCGACCGTGGAACCGAACCAGCAGCAGCGCTACAACCCGGCGGAGATTGAGCCGAAGTGGCAGGCGCGATGGGATGCGGATGCGTTGTTGTATGCGGCTGAAGGGCATGATTCGGGCAAGCCGAAGTACTACTGCCTGGAGATGCTGCCGTATCCGAGCGGGCAGCTGCACATGGGGCATGTGCGGAACTATGCGATTGGCGATGCACTGGCTCGGCATATGTGGATGCGCGGGTATAACGTGCTGCATCCGATGGGGTGGGATGCGTTTGGATTGCCCGCTGAGAACGCGGCGCTGAAGAACAATACGCCGCCGCGGGAGTGGACGCTGGCGAATATTTCGGCGATGCGGAAGCAGATGCGGCGGATGGGGTTGAGCTATGACTGGTCGACCGAGGTGACGACTTGTCTGCCGGATTATTACCGGTGGAACCAGTGGTTCTTTGTAAAGATGTTTGAGGCTGGGTTGGCTTACCGGAAGAAGAGCAAGGTGAACTGGTGTCCGGATTGCCAGACGGTGCTGGCGAATGAGCAGGTGGTTGCAGGGCGGTGTTGGCGGCATGAGGACACGATTGTCGAACAGCGGGATCTGACGCAGTGGTTTTTGCGGATTACGAAGTATTCGGATGAATTGCTGGAGGGGCTCGACAAGCTGGATGGGTGGCCGGAGAAGGTCCGGACGATGCAGCGGAACTGGATTGGCCGAAGTGAGGGTGCTCTGGTGGACTTCGCTGTGGACGGCGAGGTGAAGGCTCCGGGCTGCGCGAAGATTACGGTATTTACGACGCGGGTGGATACGATCTTTGGGGCGACTTCGGTGCAGTTGGCTCCGGAGCATGCTGTGGCTAAGGCTTTTGCCGCGGAGGATGCTGGGCTGGCGGCGAAGATTGATGGGTTGCTGGCGGAGCAACAGAGGGCTCGTGAGGCTGGCGATGTGGGGGCCATCGAGAAGCATGGCGTGGATACGGGACGGTTCGCGGTGAATCCGTTCAATGGCCAACGTGTGCCGATTTGGGTGGGGAACTACATTCTTGCGGATTATGGGACGGGCGCCATCATGAGTGTGCCTGCGCATGATGAGCGGGACTTTGAGTTTGCGCAGAAGTATGGGTTGGAGATTCGGCGGGTGATTGCGCCTAAGGCTGGTGGTGAGGAGCCAGCGCTGCCCTATACGGCGGAAGACGATGCTGTGTTGATTGGTTCGGGTGAATGGACTGGGTTGGGGTGTGTTGAGGCGCAGCAGAAGATGGCTGCATTCGCGCAGTCCAAGGGATTTGGTACTGCTACGGTTACATATCGTTTGAAGGACTGGGGCGTGAGTCGGCAGCGGTATTGGGGTACGCCGATCCCTATGGTGTATTGCGAGAATGGGCATGCGGGGTTGGAGCCGGGTGGCGTGGTCGCTTTGCCGGAGAGTGCTTTGCCGGTGGTGTTGCCGCCACAAGTGGAGATTACGCAGCAGGGTGGGTCTCCGTTGGGTCGAGTGGCAGAGTTTGTGAATACGACTTGTCCGGTTTGTGGCGGGCCAGCGCGGCGGGAGACGGACACGATGGATACGTTCGTCGATTCGAGTTGGTACTTCTACCGGTATACGGATGCAAAGAATGATGCGGCTCCGTTTGCGAGTGAGAAGGCGAATTACTGGTTTCCGATTGACCAGTACATCGGTGGAGTCGAGCATGCGATTCTGCATTTGATCTACTCGCGGTTCTGGACGAAGGTGATGCGCGATCTGGGATTGGTCAAGAACGATGAGCCTGCGGAGCGGTTGTTTACGCAGGGTATGGTGATCAAGGATGGCGCGAAGATGTCGAAGTCGAAGGGCAATGTGGTTTCGCCTGACGATATGATTGCGCGTTATGGTGCGGATGCTACGCGGATGTATGCGTTGTTTGCGGCTCCTCCTGATCGAGATCTTGAGTGGCAGGAAGAGGGTGTCGCGGGTATCAGCCGATTTTTGGGGAGGGTGCATCGGTTGGTGACGAAGTATGCGGATGTTGCGCGTACGGCGGGTAAGCGTGAAGGCAGCGGCTCGGAGGTTGAGCAGAAGGTGCTGCGGAAGCTGCATCAGACGATTGCGAAGATGACGCAGGACTTTAGTGGTCGGTGGCACTTCAATACGTCCATTGCTGCGATTATGACGCTGATTAAGGAGCTTGTGGAGGTGGAGCCTGCGATGGATGCAGGTGAAGTTTCGGCGGCTGCTGTGGCTGAAGTGTTTCGCAATCTCGTATTGCTGCTGGCTCCGTTTGCTCCGTTCTTTGCGGCGGAGATGTGGGAGCAGATTGGCGGCGATGGTGTCGTGTTCCGGACAGCGTGGCCGGTTGCGAATGAAGATCTTGCGCGTGAGGACGAGATTGAGATTCCAGTGCAGGTGAACGGCAAGCTGGTGAATGTGGTGAAGGTGCCGGCTGGTAGTGACGAGGCCACGGTGAAGGCCGCTGCGCTGGAAGATGAGAAGGTGAAGGCCCGGATTGAGGGCAAGAGCGTGGTGAAGGTGATTGTGGTTCCGGGCAAGCTTGTAAATCTCGTGGTGAAGTAG
- a CDS encoding DNA gyrase inhibitor YacG — protein MATKKALRCPTCRTLVLERNEDFPFCSDRCRRIDLGKWASGDYKISTPIQDPDLLEELARSNKTQRQNDED, from the coding sequence ATGGCCACCAAGAAAGCTCTCCGCTGCCCCACCTGCCGCACCCTGGTCCTCGAAAGGAACGAAGACTTCCCCTTCTGCAGCGATCGCTGCCGCCGCATCGACCTCGGCAAATGGGCGTCAGGTGACTACAAAATCTCCACCCCCATACAAGACCCAGACCTCCTCGAAGAACTAGCCCGCTCCAACAAAACTCAGCGCCAGAACGACGAAGACTAG